A window of the Anthonomus grandis grandis chromosome 9, icAntGran1.3, whole genome shotgun sequence genome harbors these coding sequences:
- the LOC126740435 gene encoding uncharacterized protein LOC126740435: MVGPTIQNDLLSILLRFRTHNYVVAADIAKMYRQVLVKPEQRSLQRILWRNNPSDPIETYELQTVTYGTSSAAFLAIRSLYQLALDHEKSHPAASTIIKEDFYVDDLLFSSDSVEEASRIGLELMHILRSGCFELRKWHSNASIIVKNITSKASITDNVIEIGTSDSSKTLGLAWSSKDDTLKYNISLKLHETRVTKRIILSCVSQIFDPLGLLSPCVVSAKILLQKLWLEKLSWDESVPQSIHTAWLRLRTEISLLDVFQIPRNTVCCNPKFIEIHCFSDASEAAYGASIYVRSINQDGQTSVHLLCSKTKVAPLKVITLPRLELCGAVLSARLAKKVQTSLRLHVNNIIFWTDSTIVLGWIRLPPNVLKTFVANRVSEIQQLTSDRPWRHISSKSNPADILSRGMSPTELQNCALWWHGPQWLNDDEYAWPDSKIIIENTSELKTQALISLKHESIIDFNKFSSFNRLRHTVAYVFRFIHNCQNFKEKLTGILSVEELQNAFSFLLKESQRDSFADEINFLSKNKSISAKSQIFNLNPFLDNSGLLRVCGRLKNSNFHRDKIHPIIIHAKHPLCKLIFKYEHVKMLHAGPQLLLSNIRETLWPIRGRNLAKLIVRECVICFRFNPKSMSPLMGHLPERRLDAGFPFKVCGVDYAGPFLIKNKGGRSAMLSKCYLALFVCFSTKAIHLELVSDLSTNAFLLALKRFMSRRGKPIRIYSDNGTNFVGANAELRDLGNFIKNNGEQMSESCAEEGIEWRFIPVNSPHFGGLWEAGVKASKYHLKRVIGRNVLTFEEMYTVFVQIEGILNSRPISPLSTDPNDLSPLTPAHFLMAKAMTWTPEPPLEHLPVNRLSRYQLLEQMRQNFWTRWSKEYISELQQRTKWRETQQHAAQGTLVLIKEDNLPPLRWKMGRIVSIHPGKDGIPRVASIRTTSGITKRACQKLCPLPIEDNVESGPFQGGGHVGDSK; encoded by the coding sequence ATGGTTGGGCCGACAATACAGAATGATTTGCTATCAATTCTGCTTAGGTTTAGAACTCATAACTATGTGGTTGCCGCAGACATAGCAAAGATGTATCGGCAAGTTTTAGTAAAGCCTGAACAAAGATCATTGCAAAGGATTTTATGGCGAAATAATCCATCAGATCCAATCGAAACATACGAATTGCAAACTGTCACTTATGGTACGAGTAGCGCTGCATTCCTTGCGATTCGAAGTTTATATCAGCTCGCACTTGACCATGAGAAATCTCACCCTGCTGCGTCCACAATTATAAAAGAGGATTTCTACGTGGATGATCTTTTGTTCAGCAGTGATTCTGTCGAGGAAGCATCTCGAATTGGTTTAGAACTTATGCACATTTTAAGGTCGGGATGTTTCGAACTTAGAAAGTGGCATTCAAATGCTTCCATAATCGTTAAAAACATTACTTCAAAGGCTTCTATTACGGACAACGTTATCGAAATTGGTACAAGTGATTCATCAAAAACTCTGGGCTTGGCTTGGTCTAGTAAAGACGATACTTTAAAGTATAATATAAGTCTAAAACTTCATGAAACTAGGGTCACTAAACGCATCATCCTTTCCTGTGTAAGTCAAATTTTTGATCCACTTGGACTTTTGAGCCCTTGTGTGGTATCAGCAAAAATCCTACTTCAGAAATTGTGGTTGGAAAAACTTAGTTGGGACGAGTCAGTTCCACAATCTATTCATACGGCTTGGCTTAGACTTAGAACCGAAATTTCTCTACTCGACGTTTTCCAAATACCTCGTAATACGGTATGCTGTAATCCAAAATTCATCgaaattcattgtttttcggATGCCAGTGAAGCAGCATATGGTGCTTCAATTTATGTTCGCTCCATTAATCAAGATGGACAAACTAGTGTTCATTTGTTGTGCTCTAAAACCAAGGTAGCTCCCCTAAAGGTGATCACTCTTCCCAGATTAGAGTTGTGTGGAGCAGTACTATCCGCTAGACTGGCCAAGAAAGTCCAAACTTCTTTACGTCTTCATGTCAATAATATCATATTTTGGACAGATTCCACCATTGTCTTAGGCTGGATCAGATTGCCCCCAAACGTGTTGAAAACTTTCGTTGCTAATCGTGTCTCCGAAATCCAGCAACTGACGAGTGATCGACCTTGGAGGCATATTTCAAGTAAAAGTAATCCCGCTGACATCCTTTCTCGTGGCATGTCCCCAACAGAATTACAAAATTGTGCTCTTTGGTGGCATGGTCCACAATGGTTAAATGATGACGAATACGCGTGGCCAGATTCAAAGATTATAATCGAAAACACATCAGAATTAAAAACACAAGCTCTCATCTCGCTTAAACACGAAAGTATAattgactttaataaattttcatcattCAACCGTCTTAGGCATACTGTAGCTTATGTGTTTAGGTTTATACATAACTGTCAAAACTTCAAGGAGAAGCTTACTGGAATTTTATCCGTTGAAGAACTACAAAATGCtttctcatttttattaaaagaatctCAACGCGACTCTTTTGCGgatgaaattaattttctttcaaaaaacaaatctatCTCTGCCAAAAGTCAAATATTCAATCTAAATCCATTTTTAGATAATTCAGGGTTGTTGAGAGTTTGTGGtcgtttaaaaaattcaaattttcatcGTGATAAAATACATCCCATCATTATTCATGCGAAACATCCCCTATGCAAATTGATTTTCAAGTATGAGCATGTAAAAATGTTACATGCAGGACCCCAGCTATTACTGTCTAATATTCGAGAAACTCTATGGCCAATAAGAGGTAGAAATTTAGCCAAACTGATTGTGCGAGAGTGCGTTATCTGCTTTAGATTCAATCCCAAATCTATGTCTCCATTAATGGGTCATCTTCCAGAAAGAAGACTAGATGCCGGTTTTCCATTCAAAGTATGCGGAGTGGATTATGCCGGTccctttctaataaaaaacaaaggcGGGCGCAGTGCGATGTTATCAAAGTGCTATTTGGCTTTGTTCGTGTGTTTTTCGACAAAGGCGATCCATCTAGAGTTGGTCTCAGACTTGAGTACTAACGCATTTCTTTTGGCGTTAAAACGTTTTATGAGTAGAAGAGGTAAACCAATCCGAATTTATTCAGATAACGGGACCAACTTCGTAGGCGCGAACGCGGAATTGCGGGACCTTggtaatttcataaaaaataacggCGAACAAATGTCCGAATCGTGTGCCGAGGAAGGCATTGAATGGAGATTCATTCCAGTGAATTCGCCTCATTTTGGGGGATTGTGGGAGGCAGGGGTTAAGGCTAGCAAGTATCATTTAAAGCGGGTAATCGGAAGAAATGTATTGACATTTGAGGAAATGTATACCGTTTTTGTGCAAATCGAAGGAATACTAAATTCCCGTCCAATTTCTCCTCTTTCAACCGACCCTAACGACCTCAGTCCTCTCACTCCTGCCCATTTTTTGATGGCCAAGGCAATGACATGGACGCCAGAACCTCCCCTTGAGCATTTACCAGTTAACAGACTTTCACGATATCAGCTCTTAGAGCAAATGAGACAAAATTTCTGGACGCGTTGGTCAAAGGAATACATCTCCGAACTGCAGCAGAGAACGAAATGGCGAGAAACTCAACAGCACGCAGCCCAAGGAACCTTGGTCCTTATTAAAGAGGACAACCTTCCACCATTGAGATGGAAAATGGGCCGAATTGTTTCAATCCACCCAGGGAAGGACGGAATACCCAGAGTTGCTTCCATACGAACCACAAGCGGAATCACCAAACGGGCTTGTCAGAAGCTGTGTCCCTTGCCAATTGAGGACAACGTTGAAAGTGGACCCTTTCAAGGCGGGGGGCATGTCGGCGACTCCAAGTAA